From the genome of Mauremys mutica isolate MM-2020 ecotype Southern unplaced genomic scaffold, ASM2049712v1 Super-Scaffold_100301, whole genome shotgun sequence:
ttgaactggcaaaagacaaacgggttaatatttttactgactcaaaatatgtttttggggtattgcatgctcacgctggtctgtggaaacaaaggggaatgttAACTGCTCAGGGTTTTCCGGTCAAGCATGGGTCTCAAATTCTCCAGCTTTTAGAAGCAGTACAGCTCCCCTCAGCAGTAGCAGTGATGCATTGCAAAGCTCACCAGAAGGAGGACCAGGATGTAACCAAGGGCAACGCTAGAgcagacagggaagccaagcgtgCTGCTACCCTGAAATCACCAACAGAGGAGAATGCCCAAATGCATGCCCTCATTCCATCAGTAGGTGAGCTTGCAGCCCCTAAGTACTCCTCTGAGGACAGAAACCTGGCTGACAGGCTTGGTCTCCAGGAAAAAGAGGGATGGTTTTACTCCACAGAGGGAAAAGTCCTCCTGCCCAAGGGCTTAATCCGACCAGTGCTGCAAAAACTGCATCAAACCACCCACGCAGGCAGGGAGGCTCTTACTCAGCTCATGagcaagtattttctaacctcttgACTTAGACCCCTAgcatcccaggtacaggctgaatgCCTACTCTGCCAAAAGAataaccctcgaccaggagtgccAGTGCTGCCAGCTAccttggaacctaccccaggcccaggattggtgtggcaaatagACTTTACTGAGTTTCCTAGAACCCAAGGGTACAGGTATCTCCtcgtcatggtggatcgattcagtGGATGGCCCGAAGCCTTCCCATGTCGTAACAACACCGCCAAAACAGTGGCTCttaagtttgtcaaggagatcattccccGCTTTGGGCTCCCcgagtggatggaatctgacaatgggGCACACTTTACATCTCAAATTGTTCAAAGGATTTCAGATGTCTTGCAAATCtcctggaagctccacacaccgtggcgaccacaggccagtggtgtAGTGGAAcatactaatcagacactcaagcgacACCTCTCTAAGATTTGCCAGGAAGCCTCTCTTAAGTGGCCTGATGCTTTGCCCCTTGTGTTACTCCGCATTCGTGCTCTCCCCAAGGGCAGGTTAGGGattagtcccttcgagattatgtttggaaGGGCATGGCCTCTggatggtacaccggttctgttaggggagtgggaggtaggctgcgggtTTTTGTCTCAGTACAtatgctctctgtctgctgttctttcttctcttcacaggtataccaaagattcaCAGCCTCCTCTACTGGATACCCCGGTCCACTCCTTGCAGCCAGGCGATTCTGTACTCGTTCGGACCTGGAAGGatgagcctctccaagagaagtggaagggaccctacaccgtcctgcttgtttcccacatGGTGGCAAAGGTCGAaggacacaagaactggattcaTCACTCTCGACTGAAAGCAGTGCCTGCTCCTGAACAGTGGACTGTGCAGCCTGCTAAAGAAGCAGCTTCTAGCGACGATTTGGGACTtaaactgctattcaaaagacaaTAAGGGtcgctgggaatgccctgtgatctCTCTGAACAGCCACAGCGCACTTcccacgagcaccctgagcattGGTTTTATCTATTCACAGAAGGCCGACCTAATTTCTGGTCCTGGtccttttattttctgctttgtttGGTGGCTTTCATTCTTATCCATTGGGCATTTGGGTTGCTGTAATTGCCAGTATGGGTTCAGGTTTAGGGTCTTTTACAACATTCTTTTTtgtcacagaggtattccttctGTTCCCTCCTGTTACACCCACAGCACATGCAGAATGGGGACCTCTCCCTACAGATATGGCTACCAATACATATGAAGCCCTGAAAATTGCTTTTGCCCGTGAGTTTAATCTCTCCAACTGTTGGATATGTGCCCAGATTCCCCATCATTCAGCGGGGCTGCCCTGGCGTGCCATTCCCCAAAATTGGTCTGATATTTGCCAGGAAATATTGATAACTTCTTATAATATACGGCAGCCTTTTATGTCGGGCAGAGTTGGAGGAAACCTAAGCCATAATTGTTCTCAGGAGCGCTTTTATAGTTTGACCAACAGCTCCTGGCAACCCTTTGGCAACCTCTTACAGAAACCTACCCCCATCAGACTCCGGGTTGTACCCCAAGGTCTGCTTTGTTTTAGGGAGCCTTCTTCACCTAATGCCCTTTGGTTTGCAGGTAATAGTTCCTGTCACTATTACTTGTCTCCAACAACTAATGTTACAATCCCCTTTCTCAACAGCACTGGCCAGGATACTGGGGAAGGACTCCAGTACTGGCCCCCTCATATTGCCACCCAGCGCCAGCAGGGGATTAATGGGCTGGTTGCTAATGGACAGGCATTTTTTATGTGTGGCCGTAATGCCTACAAGTGGCTCCCACATGGGTGGCATGGAAGTTGCTATAAAGGATTCCTTGCCCCTCCCCTCCGTGTTGTGGCCCACGCTCCCTCAGGTCGCTCCAGTTACTACCGGTCCCTGAGAGCTACCCTTGAACCCATCGGTGAGGGAGACAGGTTTGGAATGATATTCCTCCCTTCTTATGGAGTAGGGCGAATGGCCCAACTTTATAAGAGACTTTCTGTATTCCTTACTCAATTTGCCAATGACACCCTGGCCATAGACAAAGGCATAAGTTCTGAGTTATACCAACTCCGGTTATTATCCCTGCAAAATCGCCAGGCCCTGGATTATATTTTGGCCTCACGGGGCGGGGTCTGTGCCCTTATTGGGGACGAATGTTGTATTTATGTCCCAGAATCTTCACAGGATATTAACAAGCACATCCTGTCAGCTGAACGGGCCTTTAACCTGTGGAAGGCCCAGGAAGCAGAACCTACTATTTTTGATTCCCTCTGGGGTTGGTTACCTGATCTAGGGGGATTAGGGGGAGGTATTGTTCGCCTCCTGCTCACAGGTATTGTAATCTGTTTTGTTCTCTTTCTTTTGCTCGCTTGCTGTAAAGCACTTATACATAAGCTTTGTACCCCCCATTCCCCAGATGTTCCCTTGTGCCCCTTAATTGATGACCCTGATTGTATGGAACTTAATCACTTTTTGTCTTCAGAGTATGAGAAAACTCTGCCAAAGGTTGTTGAGTGTTCTCAAAGGaggaattgttggtgtcactgggcgtagctaccaggtaacttgggggggtggaagaccatgagtgtcgatgaagcccccctgctctgggtctaagtgagccacagtaactccatcttgtgaactttaaccaacctaaatgctaacagcctaaaagcagaatatgtgagagtcagcttttcTAGCAGACAGCTGCGGTCCTGTTTAACTAGCAAAAATAGTGATAAGAGGGGGAGAAGTCTTCATGTGCCTGAGCTgacaaggccaacagataaacatgcggatgagaacttttctaacaagctataatgtaatgcctaatgtagctgcagttaacaagggaggggtaggggggaATGAAACAAAGGCTTTAACAAACAGCTTgacatataaaaagggaaaattgcttgtttttgttgcgcTGGATTTGAGATACTGTTTCTCCTAGtgcgtgctttgagatctcaaataaactttgttttgcttctccaccttggtgtgtttattggagcgaagcacagcgggcaacgaaccactgttgttgtcgcctcaggcctttgtgccggcaacacccTGGCCGCAGCAACCGCAGTTCGAATCCAGATCATGACAttgctttttgggggggaggggctatcctgcagcacgcctcgtggctcagtctgatggcgtccgtttgcaaagagagccatcagccggtccttagtttctgcttggtaaaggcaagtcagtggggttcatcggtcagaaaaagagtcccaggacttcttgctgggcgccagggtccaaaagcagcgcattccctcctggaaagggctgtgtttcgaataTCCGTTCAGTGCgcattgaagggaaggatctgcgtgcctgggaagctgcgtccctccagaggcgcttgagaagccaaaggggccgtgggtgagtttgtgatgaggtgagtgtgaagtgtggaagggggagggtgtcaagaggaggttttgagaggaaaaaaggtgctgctgagctggtaggggagggcaaggtgttgtgtgaggagctgtgtaggcccggaaaggcgtcctgctgggcaagggcaggtgaggagggccagggcttttcccagggctgttgctgcggccaaagcctttgggaagcagaagagggccaggggtgttgttgcctgctggggcccatgcgacggtgtaggtgtatgctgaccatagctggtctatgggagctggggccactcaccgtgcccctttcctcgttagtatagtggtgagtatccccgcctgtcacgcgggagaccggggttcgattccctgaCGGGGAGGgggaccccttttgaagggggggacaaagaaatccctggcctgcccaccccatgccttccattctccttctacggccacttcccttcacaccccgcactgatggctttcacctccagagagacaattacctcgcaaggacatgctcgccctagccaaagcctcccccgggcccagcttcggggcctgcacgtgggggcacgtttcagagcggcaaagggaaataggctggccaggggcatgaggacaatgacccagacaaacggggagggacttggtccaggggtggaggaagacagaaaaagggacaggcatgggattggcttcctctcttttttcctttgctcagcatttgacctgtgactgtaatggggagacttgagaaagacctgtggccgccggcgaggtaggtggccgccccgagagcgcagagatgagcattttccagtggggtgctagcctgcacccccagcgcctggccgtgatcgtacagtggttagtactctgcgccgtagCCGCAGCAACCTTGtttcgaatccgggtcacggcactgctttttggtggggaggggctatcctgcagcacgcctcgtggtttttccatcctggtgttacagagatagtgtactttctttctttcttttaataaaatccttttctttttagaacctgattgattttttcccttgtttggattttcaggggaagtggagggggaaaagtgaatccctctttgtttgattcaaggagtttgaatcaaggtatctttcccaacaactaggagagggggaagaaggtgggggaatggtttatttcccgtAGGGTTAAgagtcaaggagtttggatctgtgttccccagggaaggtttgggggaacagggcgtgtgatagacactggaacttctagagggtggcagctttaccagatctaaactaggatttaagttgagaggggcccatgcaggtccccatcttgtggatgctaaagttcgaagtggggaataaacctatgacggGGCAATGCCCGCAtactccgagcctgtcgactaagggctcctgatgagcgtggtggacgggagagccggccatctgacttttggccttgctgcccgtagcggtcaggccaaaaaatcaaaatccatcctccccaggcccacagccacccaggggctcctctgcaccatcttgcctccacgagtgccgcactctgaccagctgaaccaggcaagccacgggaaacttctcaaggtcttcccctggtgtgggcttggatgcgaaaagcacctggccgttcatcagctgttgcaagaagtgtgcagagtaggagtagcgatggggctgtagctttccacagcatctcaatttgggcagctttccattccccttttctgtgtaatgtccctcccatgggtttcacttgcggagctgtacgactctggcagggtggccatttagaaatcttttccttgcttttctttttcgcctggccccagcgttaggaccgtttgggtgtttcagtgtgtgtgttttcccatttggaggcatttggaagtttggaaggggagccgaaagaggagtctttttcacaagcaagttggctttctgcacaggtagggcccttggccgtaaagcttagctccgtcagtgcgtctgcatggggttcctccagtgcctcaagagcccgtgctaaactctcggtgtgggcgtttggcttgcgccagtcagagtgcggtgcctgcgtcttcccagagctggctcccgtgaggcgcgcataacttgggaggaaaggggtagaagagaaagcaagtgaagctgacttggagtggtggtgcccctgggcggagtggtcctcctgctccttcctgtcggaggggtgggcttggggggtctggctgtgggcggtgggaggatggtgtccagggaagtcccaaaggtcaccctgcgccggcggagtgtgaagcctctcccctaggttggggtgccgagtattaagccttcctctgtggcttgggctggggagcgtgatccggcgtcgggtacatttgggtggagccggcggccggcaagaattcgggccatcaggtcaaccgcctgtggacaatgggggcgagccagcaggcctgcgattttggcttcgcgggcgtgcagctcaagcctggcctcctatgagcctggaaggcagctggccgggctcacccgtctccaagttcctttcaggcagcaggtggagcgaggagcccagggaggggagcccaaggaggtgtcaggagcttGGTGCTGCCCGGCGCCtgtgcccagcagggctcttgcccgctcccggcccaccaggttttggcctctgccacccctagcagtcagccaaaagagcagaagccaccctgTCCCTCccggagtggccagcatggggcttgaacccatgaccttggcgttattagcaccatgctctaaccaactgagctagccggccAACAGCAAGGCCTgtcttgcctgacccttttggaaggagtcactggctggcgcggggaacgatgtggcctccgttatcgaatggatggatcgagacACCACCtaccaaggtaggggaattagctcaagtggtagagcgctcgctttgcatgcgagaggcagcgggatcaatgcccgcattctccagcggcaaggcagcgggaccttctcttgcccttcttttagaagccatggacagtcagccggctcagctcctccagtggcctccatccctctccccgcttggcctcccagaaagccagcccttgcggagcacaaagctcttcctccccggcccttctcccccttgcgctgactgggaggctggagacagctgggggaagttagctcaaatggaagagcatgggagaagtagtcagacccatacacacattctccagcctgctctgctctgctctgctgtgttgggctctagtgggggacctgcacctttctttctgagctctcactggagcacaatccctttcctcctccctccctgctagtctacaccaagctcattggccgggagggagagccactcaaatacagaattactcacatcccagggtccatgaagggaatgaggagatgggcggggtggcatgcgataccagctcagctgagaccgtgagacctcgcagcctcctgatctcaggcagcctggcagccgtggagcagagcagagcacgcagacagcttggagacagccaaagcggggaagggctgcattggtctggaagagggagtcggtggctgtctatcctggcggaggcagggtcgttttgctgtatgctgggccaggggccagggagcctgctagagttgctgagctgggcctgctcctggctttgcttgggttagaggaaagtggtgaagataggaacggccctcctgggtgagaccgatggtccagctaggccactatcacatcttctgacagtaaccgatgccaggcgcttcagaggcaatggccagagcaggcaatcgtcaagtgatctatccctgcgttgtcttctgaagcttggtgcttgtttcaggggctaactctcagcccagacacactccagggagggagcgttggtgtttgtgccgaggagcgtggctgggactcggacccccttccccagctctgggtagcgccccccttccccccatttcagactgtgttctgcttaaggccacagagcccttgcctttttttgcccggtgcctgagagtcaggccagctgtggggaattaactcaagcggcagagcgctcgctttgcatgcaagaggtagtggggggcgatgcccgcattctgcgagcctgtcgactaagggctcctgatgagcgtggtggacgggagagtcggccatctgacttttggccttgctgcccgtagcggtcaagccgaaaaatcaaaagccatcctccccaggctcacagccacccaggggctcctctgcaccatcttgcctgagccggtggaagtggagcctggaactgagctgatgatctgagggttatttgcactgtgcgcttcacatggaggtgaaaacacggggcacagatctttgagcacaacccttgtcctgaggaatgggcgggggctgcataaagaaagaccggctctccctggcggggctgcagcgtcTCTTGACAGGGTCCGTCCCACTGGCAATTCATACCAttgttttgaaagcctccttttctggcctggctcccctccctttagggagactggtaaccccaaacttcccagaaaccatcatagcgaggccaatcTGAGCACAGAACCTGCTCAGTAccctggggtgcagccctgaactccggcaatcagctacgctcagctgcccacccaacaagcgttacacgcaggagccttcgtgccccgcgtgttcaggtccctcccagcaccagctttaaactccgctgctcagttctaagccttggccacacgggggcagcctggagctcagccaatgcctcccgttgctggtttcatttcccactcctcgtggcaggttcacaccccgcaggcagatctctgaatcggagccgaaccgttccccaaatccagcgctttagcagcagctttgctaggaaagcgctgacgtccccaagtaaagtaagagccagagcgctgtgtccaggatcttctattgggcccctcaccgtggtgtctgtcaggcacaaggagaaaccagggaaatgttttcatggcgtttaagggcagaaggggccattagctcagctagtctgacccccagataagaacattgtgtggagggagtgggaggaaggttgtctggcagatatgtaaagggggactgtgtctccctgtctggcccaggctccttggaggaagtgatctcagtgtgtctggctgtctccattcctcccacccataagaatccctggtgtgtgggtgcaccctagaccattaaggatctctggtgggtgggtgtctctctcccctagtcaggatctctggggtgtggctgtataaaaagagactttgatgCACCCAgtctgggctgccatcatggaacagaccaggtccttctgtggagggtttgcgttcctccaaggacgtgatctcagtgtgtgtgggtgtccctggtccttgaacccttaacaatccctggtgcatgggtgcgctgggccccattacaatcccctctgtcttacccccatgagggatccggtggatgtgggtgttctccatgctactgggggtgtctggtgcccctgtccctcctggttaatagtgaaTTGTGTGGGTGCcccccccgcccgttaaggatctgtgttgtgtggatgcccccattcttctcattaagaatggtgcaacggagcatatgggtgtcccccccaccccatgaactagctcccgtgtgtggttcccctgcccccatccaggctctgtgggtttcgctgttcctcttttcaagatccgtgttgcttgggtgcaaGTCAgattccccagcgtgtgggttcacccatccccccatccaggctctgtggcgtaggggtgtctaaaaagagaccgtgtctcactgtcttgcccaggctacgctgcaggggctattcacaggtgcgaccccactactgatgagcccaggagttttgacctgctccatttctgacctgggccggttcacccctccttaggcaacctcaAGACCCCAAGCTTCattgggatcaccatattgatgctgaactaaGTGCAGACACCTGaccggcacagccccctgcagcccagaactcctgagctcaagcgctCCGCTAGCCTCAGCCTccgggatcacaggcaccagccacagagcccggcttgttttgcagcttggcagctggagctttaaactctgcttgtgagctctgtgccttggccagacggggacagcctgggactgggaaatgctcctgctccccccgcccccgtctcatgtcgagctgcaggcgccgctgtcctgccaggtaagatcccaGATGTTTCGGTGCCTCTTTctcccgcccaggtgtccgggtacctctgccccccatacagaatcctgggtgtgtgggtgtccgtccctctgcagaggatcccggagtgtggatgcccttgtccccccctacaagatcctgggtgtgtgggtgccactctcccccccagcagatctctggtgggtgggtccccagggtgtgagtgctcccatcccccgatacaggcttggggggggggtataactggctctccctgtcctgcccaggcggtgctacagcagctgttcacaggggcagcaaccccactgtcaccctgcagctttaacctgctccaggggtgacctgcttcaccctcctgtgggagcccgggaccccgaacttcccagaatcacctgattgatgccgagcttagcacagacaccggctcagcctggcagggtgcaaccctgagccctgacaatcagcttccctccgcctcctgctgcacagcgaggatcccacgcgag
Proteins encoded in this window:
- the LOC123360744 gene encoding uncharacterized protein LOC123360744 gives rise to the protein MGSGLGSFTTFFFVTEVFLLFPPVTPTAHAEWGPLPTDMATNTYEALKIAFAREFNLSNCWICAQIPHHSAGLPWRAIPQNWSDICQEILITSYNIRQPFMSGRVGGNLSHNCSQERFYSLTNSSWQPFGNLLQKPTPIRLRVVPQGLLCFREPSSPNALWFAGNSSCHYYLSPTTNVTIPFLNSTGQDTGEGLQYWPPHIATQRQQGINGLVANGQAFFMCGRNAYKWLPHGWHGSCYKGFLAPPLRVVAHAPSGRSSYYRSLRATLEPIGEGDRFGMIFLPSYGVGRMAQLYKRLSVFLTQFANDTLAIDKGISSELYQLRLLSLQNRQALDYILASRGGVCALIGDECCIYVPESSQDINKHILSAERAFNLWKAQEAEPTIFDSLWGWLPDLGGLGGGIVRLLLTGIVICFVLFLLLACCKALIHKLCTPHSPDVPLCPLIDDPDCMELNHFLSSEYEKTLPKVVECSQRRNCWCHWA